One Trichosurus vulpecula isolate mTriVul1 chromosome 7, mTriVul1.pri, whole genome shotgun sequence genomic region harbors:
- the SHBG gene encoding sex hormone-binding globulin isoform X1 — MEGLCSLTLLLLLLWPPETWEGLAPKPPLATKISRDPDVLHLGSGTGQEPVIIMTFNLTMVTRAISSFDLRTWDPEGVIFYGDTNPKDDWFMLGLRGGRPEVQIHNFWAQLTVGAGPRLDDGCWHQLKVKNQEDSVLLEVDGDEVLRLSQVSRPLEGTTLPTMRIAVGGLLFPPNDLRLPLIPALDGCLRRHIWLNQPGNTGPFSHPPRGACNPEAQPGTFLPPGAHTVFSLKDLPQPGVDPWAFSLELRLQFFGGSGCLLALGILGNQSLLSLDLQDQILVLSARSPQKLEVLSKSLPVSPGPLIQLELGLTRVALSQGLQEVVLILPPALLVSLLDLWTQPKGSLILGVAPDVTSHLHLHPGEASSASFCLDGLRVQGRELDVDQALSRSKNIWTHSCPRSLNNNTNTPH; from the exons ATGGAGGGTCTGTGCTCACTAactctgctgctgctgttgctgtggcCACCTGAGACCTGGGAGGGACTGGCTCCTAAACCTCCCCTTGCCACAAAG ATCTCCAGGGATCCTGATGTTCTCCACCTTGGCAGTGGGACTGGGCAAGAGCCTGTCATCATCATGACTTTTAACCTCACCATGGTCACTAG AGCCATCTCCTCCTTTGACCTTCGGACCTGGGACCCAGAAGGAGTGATTTTTTATGGGGATACAAATCCCAAAGATGACTGGTTTATGCTAGGACTTCGGGGTGGTCGGCCTGAGGTACAGATCCACAACTTTTGGGCCCAGCTCACTGTGGGAGCTGGTCCCCGCCTGGATGATGGATGCTGGCACCAG CTGAAAGTCAAGAATCAGGAGGATTCTGTGCTCCTGGAGGTGGATGGGGATGAGGTACTGAGGTTGAGCCAAGTCTCTAGGCCCCTGGAAGGAACTACTCTCCCCACAATGAGGATTGCTGTGGGGGGCTTGCTCTTCCCCCCCAATGACCTTCGTCTCCCG CTGATTCCTGCCTTGGACGGTTGTCTACGACGACACATCTGGCTGAATCAGCCTGGCAACACTGGACCCTTCAGTCACCCACCTCGGGGGGCTTGCAACCCTGAGGCCCAGCCAGGAACCTTCTTACCCCCAGGTGCCCACACAGTGTTCAGCCTCAAAG accTCCCCCAGCCAGGTGTGGACCCCTGGGCCTTCTCCTTGGAGCTCAGACTTCAATTTTTCGGGGGCTCAGGATGCCTCCTTGCCCTGGGTATCCTGGGAAATCAATCCCTGCTCAGCCTTGACCTTCAAGACCAA atTTTGGTGCTTTCTGCCAGGTCACCACAGAAGCTGGAGGTACTCTCTAAGTCACTGCCTGTGAGCCCAGGGCCTCTGATTCAACTTGAGCTGGGCCTGACCAGGGTAGCACTGAGTCAGGGGCTACAGGAAGTGGTACTTATTTTGCCCCCTGCGCTCCTAGTCTCCCTTCTAGACCTCTGGACACAACCTAAGGGGAGCCTTATTCTGGGAGTGGCACCAG ACGTGACATCCCACCTCCATCTTCATCCAGGAGAGGCCTCTTCTGCCTCCTTCTGTCTGGATGGGCTTAGGGTACAGGGCAGGGAGCTGGACGTGGATCAGGCTCTGAGCCGAAGCAAGAACATCTGGACTCACAGCTGTCCACGGAGTCTGAACAACAATACTAACACACCTCATTAA
- the SHBG gene encoding sex hormone-binding globulin isoform X2, producing the protein MEGLCSLTLLLLLLWPPETWEGLAPKPPLATKISRDPDVLHLGSGTGQEPVIIMTFNLTMVTRAISSFDLRTWDPEGVIFYGDTNPKDDWFMLGLRGGRPEVQIHNFWAQLTVGAGPRLDDGCWHQLKVKNQEDSVLLEVDGDEVLRLSQVSRPLEGTTLPTMRIAVGGLLFPPNDLRLPLIPALDGCLRRHIWLNQPGNTGPFSHPPRGACNPEAQPGTFLPPGAHTVFSLKDLPQPGVDPWAFSLELRLQFFGGSGCLLALGILGNQSLLSLDLQDQILVLSARSPQKLEVLSKSLPVSPGPLIQLELGLTRVALSQGLQEVVLILPPALLVSLLDLWTQPKGSLILGVAPGEASSASFCLDGLRVQGRELDVDQALSRSKNIWTHSCPRSLNNNTNTPH; encoded by the exons ATGGAGGGTCTGTGCTCACTAactctgctgctgctgttgctgtggcCACCTGAGACCTGGGAGGGACTGGCTCCTAAACCTCCCCTTGCCACAAAG ATCTCCAGGGATCCTGATGTTCTCCACCTTGGCAGTGGGACTGGGCAAGAGCCTGTCATCATCATGACTTTTAACCTCACCATGGTCACTAG AGCCATCTCCTCCTTTGACCTTCGGACCTGGGACCCAGAAGGAGTGATTTTTTATGGGGATACAAATCCCAAAGATGACTGGTTTATGCTAGGACTTCGGGGTGGTCGGCCTGAGGTACAGATCCACAACTTTTGGGCCCAGCTCACTGTGGGAGCTGGTCCCCGCCTGGATGATGGATGCTGGCACCAG CTGAAAGTCAAGAATCAGGAGGATTCTGTGCTCCTGGAGGTGGATGGGGATGAGGTACTGAGGTTGAGCCAAGTCTCTAGGCCCCTGGAAGGAACTACTCTCCCCACAATGAGGATTGCTGTGGGGGGCTTGCTCTTCCCCCCCAATGACCTTCGTCTCCCG CTGATTCCTGCCTTGGACGGTTGTCTACGACGACACATCTGGCTGAATCAGCCTGGCAACACTGGACCCTTCAGTCACCCACCTCGGGGGGCTTGCAACCCTGAGGCCCAGCCAGGAACCTTCTTACCCCCAGGTGCCCACACAGTGTTCAGCCTCAAAG accTCCCCCAGCCAGGTGTGGACCCCTGGGCCTTCTCCTTGGAGCTCAGACTTCAATTTTTCGGGGGCTCAGGATGCCTCCTTGCCCTGGGTATCCTGGGAAATCAATCCCTGCTCAGCCTTGACCTTCAAGACCAA atTTTGGTGCTTTCTGCCAGGTCACCACAGAAGCTGGAGGTACTCTCTAAGTCACTGCCTGTGAGCCCAGGGCCTCTGATTCAACTTGAGCTGGGCCTGACCAGGGTAGCACTGAGTCAGGGGCTACAGGAAGTGGTACTTATTTTGCCCCCTGCGCTCCTAGTCTCCCTTCTAGACCTCTGGACACAACCTAAGGGGAGCCTTATTCTGGGAGTGGCACCAG GAGAGGCCTCTTCTGCCTCCTTCTGTCTGGATGGGCTTAGGGTACAGGGCAGGGAGCTGGACGTGGATCAGGCTCTGAGCCGAAGCAAGAACATCTGGACTCACAGCTGTCCACGGAGTCTGAACAACAATACTAACACACCTCATTAA